From one Eucalyptus grandis isolate ANBG69807.140 chromosome 9, ASM1654582v1, whole genome shotgun sequence genomic stretch:
- the LOC104418396 gene encoding cysteine-rich and transmembrane domain-containing protein WIH1 produces MSTYYNQNHPPVGAPPPQGYPKVEGYPPPGYPAQGYAPQGYPPQGYPPQQGYGQPAQPYYEEQRRRKDTGFLEGCLAALCCCCLLDAVF; encoded by the exons atgagcacTTACTACAACCAGAATCATCCGCCGGTCGGCGCCCCTCCCCCGCAAG GGTACCCGAAAGTCGAAGGCTATCCTCCTCCAGGGTATCCGGCGCAGGGTTACGCGCCACAGGGGTATCCTCCACAGGGATATCCTCCGCAGCAAGGATATGGCCAGCCGGCCCAGCCCTACTACGAGGAGCAGCGCCGTCGGAAGGACACCGGCTTTCTTGAAGGATG CTTAGCGGCACTTTGCTGTTGCTGTCTGCTGGATGCGGTTTTCTGA